The nucleotide sequence TCCAAAACGTGACCTTAATGGTGATGACAGAAGTCCTGAACGTGTAGTAGCACCTACTAATGTAAACGGGCTCAGGTTGATTTGAATGGATCGTGCATTCGGACCCGTATCCAGCATAATATCGATCTTAAAATCCTCCATCGCTGAATACAGGTACTCTTCTACTACTGTGCTCAGGCGATGGATCTCATCTATAAATAACACATCCCGCTCGCCGAGGTTAGTGAGCAAGCCTGCCAGGTCGCCGGCTTTCTCCAATATAGGTCCTGAAGTTATTCTGATATTCACTCCCAGCTCATGAGCAATTATGTGTGCAAGGGTTGTTTTTCCCAAACCCGGAGGTCCATGTAACAGAACATGATCCAGTGCATCACCGCGTTGCTGTGCAGCCTGTATAAAAATTTTGAGGTTTTCAACTATTTTGCGCTGGCCTGAGAACTCGTCAAATGCATTAGGTCGCAAGACCTTTTCAACCTCCAACTCTGAAGTGTTCAGATTTTTTTCTCCTGCTTCAAGATTCTGATTTCGCATACATCAAAGTTGAATGATCTTTTGTGAATAAAAAACATTAGAGACCAATTGTATGGGATTGATTTTGCGATATTATTGAGAAAGTGAAATAATTTATTTATCATTGTTATCTAAGAAATCCCATTCTAAAACTAAAGCTGCTCCGTTGATAAAGAAAGTTTTTACTCCGTTTATTACCTTGCTTCTTTTTTCGTTCTTCCTTACTACCAGATCTTACGCGCAAAATGCTATTCTGGATGGCAAAGTAATAGATGAAAAAGGCGGACCTGTTTCATATGCCACTGTGGTTCTGGAGGGAACTCAATATGGCGCAAATACTGATGATAACGGTTTGTATGAAATAAGTGATATAGCTTCGGGATCCTACACACTTAAAGTTTCTTTTATCGGCTACACTGATTTCCGGGAACCCGTAACTGTATCAGGAAGCAGGCAAACCTTCAACATTACTATGAAGGCTGC is from Chitinophagales bacterium and encodes:
- the ruvB gene encoding Holliday junction branch migration DNA helicase RuvB gives rise to the protein MRNQNLEAGEKNLNTSELEVEKVLRPNAFDEFSGQRKIVENLKIFIQAAQQRGDALDHVLLHGPPGLGKTTLAHIIAHELGVNIRITSGPILEKAGDLAGLLTNLGERDVLFIDEIHRLSTVVEEYLYSAMEDFKIDIMLDTGPNARSIQINLSPFTLVGATTRSGLLSSPLRSRFGIVSRVDYYDIETINKIIHRSAHILNTGIDKNGAFEIARRSRGTPRIANALLRRLRDFAQIKGNGKIDLEMARYGLNALNVDEHGLDEMDNKILSSIIEKFKGGPVGINTVSTAVGEEAGTIEEVYEPFLIQEGYLKRTSRGREATALAFKHLGKTMPKGPGFLFD